A genomic window from Carassius auratus strain Wakin chromosome 19, ASM336829v1, whole genome shotgun sequence includes:
- the LOC113119152 gene encoding uncharacterized protein LOC113119152 isoform X2, which yields MATRAAYFSPSEAQILMEAYEEVKDIIKKKGNTATVIKQREKAWQSIADRLNALNMNGPKRTWQQVKIKYKNILQNAVKKNTHRQGTGGGSPKADLTPAEDMALELNKGRPVLEGIPGGKETSIGPSQDATRFIQVSGSTVFLLEPPAQAPDDADPGESPSAAATAHDGDDDEEETISLDSRRHEDPDAIQWENQPGNISSQAIRKLYGNHLRRQIELADIDIQYKKKKIENLALEFEIKKRTIRKLDP from the exons ATGGCAACTAGAGCCGCGTACTTTTCCCCGTCGGAAGCACAAATCCTCATGGAGGCATACGAGGAGGTAAAAGATATAATTAAGAAGAAAGGCAACACTGCCACAGTGATAAAGCAAAGAGAAAAAGCGTGGCAAAGTATTGCAGACCGCCTGAATGC ATTAAACATGAACGGGCCAAAACGGACATGGCAGCAGGTCAAAATCAAATACAAGAACATTCTGCAGAATG CAGTGAAAAAGAATACCCACAGACAAGGCACGGGTGGTGGGTCACCAAAGGCTGACCTTACCCCAGCAGAGGACATGGCCTTGGAGCTAAATAAAGGCAGGCCCGTCTTAGAGGGGATCCCTGGGGGGAAAGAGACGAGCATAGGTCCCTCCCAAGATGCCACCCGCTTCATTCAAG TGTCTGGCAGCACTGTGTTCCTGTTAGAGCCACCAGCACAAGCACCAGACGATGCTGATCCA GGTGAAAGTCCCAGTGCAGCAGCAACAGCACATGATggagatgatgatgaggaggagaccATCTCTCTGGATTCCAGAAGGCATGAG gaccCAGATGCTATACAGTGGGAAAACCAGCCTGGCAACATA AGCTCACAAGCTATCAGAAAGTTGTATGGCAACCACCTCCGGCGCCAAATAGAACTGGCAGACATAGACATTCAGtacaagaagaaaaagatagaaaATCTTGCACTGGAGTTCGAAATAAAAAAGAGGACAATTAGGAAACTGGACccttga
- the LOC113119152 gene encoding putative nuclease HARBI1 isoform X1, translating into MKAQNCVFLSALTMACPFLRDVVDEEALVLRRAFRRERVFRDRLDPLAFPDDHLYERYRFSADGIRYLCRLLGPRIKHRTARSHALSVEQMVCVALRFFASGAFLYSVGGAEQLNKATICRTIRSVCLAIKALADVFISFPGHRRLCDMKEEFYRIAGFPNVIGAVDCTHIRIKAPSGAHEADFVNRKSFHSINVQMVCNADCVISNVVAKWPGSVHDSRIFRASEIYQCLSQGEFSGVLLGDRGYGCQPFLLTPFTDPQEAQQAYNHAHARTS; encoded by the exons ATGAAGGCCCAAAATTGTGTGTTCCTTTCTGCTCTGACAATGGCATGCCCATTCTTGCGAGATGTGGTGGATGAAGAAGCACTTGTGCTGAGGAGAGCCTTCAGGCGAGAAAGGGTCTTCAGGGACCGGTTGGACCCACTGGCCTTCCCTGATGACCATCTTTATGAAAGATACAGGTTTTCTGCAGATGGCATCAGGTATCTATGCAGACTACTGGGTCCCAGGATTAAGCACCGCACTGCAAGGAGCCATGCACTGAGTGTGGAGCAAATGGTTTGTGTGGCCTTGCGCTTTTTTGCTAGTGGAGCCTTCCTGTACTCAGTGGGGGGTGCAGAACAGCTGAACAAGGCCACAATTTGCCGCACAATAAGGAGTGTGTGTCTGGCTATCAAAGCATTAGCAGATGTCTTCATCTCCTTCCCTGGCCACAGAAGACTCTGTGACATGAAAGAGGAGTTCTATAGGATTGCAG GTTTCCCCAATGTCATTGGTGCAGTGGACTGCACACACATAAGGATAAAAGCCCCCTCAGGTGCCCATGAGGCCGATTTTGTGAATAGGAAATCCTTTCACAGCATTAATGTTCAG ATGGTCTGCAATGCTGACTGTGTGATCAGCAATGTTGTGGCGAAATGGCCTGGCTCAGTCCATGACTCCAGAATCTTTCGGGCCTCTGAAATCTATCAGTGCCTATCACAAG GTGAATTCTCTGGTGTGTTGCTGGGAGACCGGGGGTATGGCTGCCAGCCTTTTCTCCTGACACCTTTCACAGACCCCCAGGAAGCACAGCAGGCCTACAACCATGCCCATGCCAGGACCAGTTGA
- the LOC113119150 gene encoding mitochondrial ornithine transporter 1-like isoform X2 translates to MYTHVELIEEVKVCTDALQPSTLLKCQTVVHKEDGSDAVLKKLTMAPHPVTQAIIDLSAGACGGIACVLSGQPFDTAKVKMQTFPSLYRGFVHCFVSVYKQVGLRGLYQGTTPALIANIAENAVLFMSYGFCQNVVRFVLGLDQCTELSDVQKACSGSVASIFSSLASCPTELVKCRLQAMHEMEASGKIASGQKSTVWSVVKNVLRTNGPLGFYQGLTTTIVREIPGYFCFFEGYELSRSMFAQHMGRDKEHIGVVPLMISGGFGGACLWLVVYPIDCVKSRIQVLSLAGKQEGFLKTLMGILRNEGVAPLYSGLTSTMIRTFPANGALFLAYEVSRKIMMQQFAL, encoded by the exons ATGTACACACACGTGGAGCTGATCGAGGAAGT GAAGGTTTGTACTGATGCTCTTCAACCAAGCACATTATTGAAGTGTCAGACAGTTGTCCATAAGGAGGACG GAAGTGATGCAGTATTGAAGAAGTTAACTATGGCTCCACATCCTGTCACTCAGGCCATCATTGATCTGTCAGCTGGAGCATGTG GTGGGATTGCATGTGTGCTAAGCGGGCAGCCCTTTGATACAGCCAAGGTGAAGATGCAGACTTTCCCCAGCTTGTACAGAGGCTTTGTCCACTGCTTCGTCTCAGTCTATAAACAGGTTGGACTGCGAGGGCTATATCAGGGCACCACACCTGCCCTCATTGCCAACATTGCTGAAAATGCTGTGCTCTTCATGAGCTACGGCTTCTGCCAAAATGTTGTGCGCTTTGTTTTAGGACTGGACCAATGCACAGAACTCAG TGATGTTCAGAAGGCCTGCTCAGGCTCTGTTGCGTCCATCTTCTCCTCTCTGGCTTCATGCCCCACTGAACTGGTTAAATGTCGGCTGCAGGCCATGCATGAAATGGAGGCATCCGGCAAGATCGCCAGTGGACAGAAAAG CACGGTGTGGTCTGTTGTGAAAAATGTGTTACGGACAAACGGACCTCTGGGCTTCTATCAGGGTCTCACCACCACTATAGTCCGTGAGATACCTGGATACTTCTGTTTCTTTGAAGGATATGAGCTCAGCCGCTCAATGTTTGCCCAACACATGGGAAGAGACAAAGAGCACATAG GTGTTGTGCCCTTGATGATCAGTGGTGGTTTTGGCGGTGCCTGTCTGTGGTTGGTTGTGTACCCCATAGACTGTGTGAAGTCTCGCATCCAGGTTCTGTCTTTAGCAGGGAAACAGGAAGGCTTCCTCAAGACTCTTATGGGGATTTTACGAAATGAGG GAGTGGCTCCACTGTATTCCGGTTTGACCTCTACTATGATCCGAACATTTCCTGCCAATGGAGCTCTCTTTTTAGCCTATGAAGTCAGTCGCAAGATAATGATGCAACAGTTTGCCCTCTAG
- the LOC113119150 gene encoding mitochondrial ornithine transporter 1-like isoform X3, whose translation MAPHPVTQAIIDLSAGACGGIACVLSGQPFDTAKVKMQTFPSLYRGFVHCFVSVYKQVGLRGLYQGTTPALIANIAENAVLFMSYGFCQNVVRFVLGLDQCTELSDVQKACSGSVASIFSSLASCPTELVKCRLQAMHEMEASGKIASGQKSTVWSVVKNVLRTNGPLGFYQGLTTTIVREIPGYFCFFEGYELSRSMFAQHMGRDKEHIGVVPLMISGGFGGACLWLVVYPIDCVKSRIQVLSLAGKQEGFLKTLMGILRNEGVAPLYSGLTSTMIRTFPANGALFLAYEVSRKIMMQQFAL comes from the exons ATGGCTCCACATCCTGTCACTCAGGCCATCATTGATCTGTCAGCTGGAGCATGTG GTGGGATTGCATGTGTGCTAAGCGGGCAGCCCTTTGATACAGCCAAGGTGAAGATGCAGACTTTCCCCAGCTTGTACAGAGGCTTTGTCCACTGCTTCGTCTCAGTCTATAAACAGGTTGGACTGCGAGGGCTATATCAGGGCACCACACCTGCCCTCATTGCCAACATTGCTGAAAATGCTGTGCTCTTCATGAGCTACGGCTTCTGCCAAAATGTTGTGCGCTTTGTTTTAGGACTGGACCAATGCACAGAACTCAG TGATGTTCAGAAGGCCTGCTCAGGCTCTGTTGCGTCCATCTTCTCCTCTCTGGCTTCATGCCCCACTGAACTGGTTAAATGTCGGCTGCAGGCCATGCATGAAATGGAGGCATCCGGCAAGATCGCCAGTGGACAGAAAAG CACGGTGTGGTCTGTTGTGAAAAATGTGTTACGGACAAACGGACCTCTGGGCTTCTATCAGGGTCTCACCACCACTATAGTCCGTGAGATACCTGGATACTTCTGTTTCTTTGAAGGATATGAGCTCAGCCGCTCAATGTTTGCCCAACACATGGGAAGAGACAAAGAGCACATAG GTGTTGTGCCCTTGATGATCAGTGGTGGTTTTGGCGGTGCCTGTCTGTGGTTGGTTGTGTACCCCATAGACTGTGTGAAGTCTCGCATCCAGGTTCTGTCTTTAGCAGGGAAACAGGAAGGCTTCCTCAAGACTCTTATGGGGATTTTACGAAATGAGG GAGTGGCTCCACTGTATTCCGGTTTGACCTCTACTATGATCCGAACATTTCCTGCCAATGGAGCTCTCTTTTTAGCCTATGAAGTCAGTCGCAAGATAATGATGCAACAGTTTGCCCTCTAG
- the LOC113119150 gene encoding mitochondrial ornithine transporter 1-like isoform X1 gives MYTHVELIEEVKVCTDALQPSTLLKCQTVVHKEDGQNVSFVLYFTRSDAVLKKLTMAPHPVTQAIIDLSAGACGGIACVLSGQPFDTAKVKMQTFPSLYRGFVHCFVSVYKQVGLRGLYQGTTPALIANIAENAVLFMSYGFCQNVVRFVLGLDQCTELSDVQKACSGSVASIFSSLASCPTELVKCRLQAMHEMEASGKIASGQKSTVWSVVKNVLRTNGPLGFYQGLTTTIVREIPGYFCFFEGYELSRSMFAQHMGRDKEHIGVVPLMISGGFGGACLWLVVYPIDCVKSRIQVLSLAGKQEGFLKTLMGILRNEGVAPLYSGLTSTMIRTFPANGALFLAYEVSRKIMMQQFAL, from the exons ATGTACACACACGTGGAGCTGATCGAGGAAGT GAAGGTTTGTACTGATGCTCTTCAACCAAGCACATTATTGAAGTGTCAGACAGTTGTCCATAAGGAGGACG GACAAAACGTATCTTTTGTCCTCTATTTTACAAGAAGTGATGCAGTATTGAAGAAGTTAACTATGGCTCCACATCCTGTCACTCAGGCCATCATTGATCTGTCAGCTGGAGCATGTG GTGGGATTGCATGTGTGCTAAGCGGGCAGCCCTTTGATACAGCCAAGGTGAAGATGCAGACTTTCCCCAGCTTGTACAGAGGCTTTGTCCACTGCTTCGTCTCAGTCTATAAACAGGTTGGACTGCGAGGGCTATATCAGGGCACCACACCTGCCCTCATTGCCAACATTGCTGAAAATGCTGTGCTCTTCATGAGCTACGGCTTCTGCCAAAATGTTGTGCGCTTTGTTTTAGGACTGGACCAATGCACAGAACTCAG TGATGTTCAGAAGGCCTGCTCAGGCTCTGTTGCGTCCATCTTCTCCTCTCTGGCTTCATGCCCCACTGAACTGGTTAAATGTCGGCTGCAGGCCATGCATGAAATGGAGGCATCCGGCAAGATCGCCAGTGGACAGAAAAG CACGGTGTGGTCTGTTGTGAAAAATGTGTTACGGACAAACGGACCTCTGGGCTTCTATCAGGGTCTCACCACCACTATAGTCCGTGAGATACCTGGATACTTCTGTTTCTTTGAAGGATATGAGCTCAGCCGCTCAATGTTTGCCCAACACATGGGAAGAGACAAAGAGCACATAG GTGTTGTGCCCTTGATGATCAGTGGTGGTTTTGGCGGTGCCTGTCTGTGGTTGGTTGTGTACCCCATAGACTGTGTGAAGTCTCGCATCCAGGTTCTGTCTTTAGCAGGGAAACAGGAAGGCTTCCTCAAGACTCTTATGGGGATTTTACGAAATGAGG GAGTGGCTCCACTGTATTCCGGTTTGACCTCTACTATGATCCGAACATTTCCTGCCAATGGAGCTCTCTTTTTAGCCTATGAAGTCAGTCGCAAGATAATGATGCAACAGTTTGCCCTCTAG